The following is a genomic window from Desulfofarcimen acetoxidans DSM 771.
CATCATCAACAATTAGAATACCAATGTCAGCTTTCCTTCCTTTATCCGTGATTAGCTGATTCCTATCCGTTTTTTTAAATTCATTTAAGGCTTCAAAAGTTACATTCCTTTTATCAGACAAATCGGGTTTATGCACAACATCTTCTTGCTGCTTTACTTCTTGCGCTATGTGCTGCCTACCTTCTCCAATATCACGAATAATTATTTGTAAATAATTTACCCCTTGAAAACTACCACAATGAAGGTTTACTTCAACAAAAAATTTGCTGCCATCTTTACGCCTGTGAACTGTTTCAAATGCAACTAAACAACCTGCTGATCTATCAATTTGAAACATACTCGCTTGCCATGCCTCTGAATCATATAGCTCATCAATACGCATTTTAAGCAGCTCTTCCCGGCTGTAACCGTAGGCCTCAATTGCAGAATCGTTAGCCTCGACAATATAATAGTCATCATAACGAATAATGAGCATTATTTCTTTGCTTTGTTTAAAAAAAATTTGATACAACATGGCTACAAAGGCCTCCATTAATTGTTGCAGAAGAAGTTTCCTAATTATTCATCGTAATATTAAATTTATATATCTAACTAAACCAAAAATAAAAGAGGAATTAACCTGGTATGGGACAATTCCTCTTCAAATTAAGCTTCTGAAATTATGATATTTCTCAGAGGTTAATAATCTTTTTCTTTAACAGCAACTTTTAACTATATTTAAAAAATAATCATGCAATCTGGTATCCTCAGTCAGCTCGGGATGAAACGCGGCAGCCAGAAATCTTCCCTGGCGCGCCAGTACTATTTTTTTATTGTGCACAGCCAACACTTCTGCGCCATTATTCACTTCCTCTATATAAGGAGCACGAATAAAAACAGCACGTAAAGGCTGACTGCCCAAGCACTCAATTTCTAAATCAGCTTCAAAACTGTCAACCTGTCTTCCATAGGCATTTCTTTCAGCAACTATGTCCATTAAACCCAACCGCGGTTGATTAGAGTTTTTTATTTCTTTAGCTAACATAATCAATCCGGCACAGGTACCGAAAATAGGCATACCGTTTTTGGCCTTGTCTATTAAAGGTTCAAACAAAGAGAACTGGTTAAGCAGTTTACCGATAGTAGTACTTTCTCCGCCGGGAATAATTAATCCAGCTATATCCGTAAGCTGCTCCGGTTTGCGCACTTGAACCGATTCAATGCCGCATTTGCCAAGCATTTTTTGATGCTCTATAAATGCACCCTGCAGGGCTAATACACCTATTAACATGTTTACCAGCCCCGATCCTGCATCCTCTGCTCAGGAGTAATTGAAGATATCTCCAAACCAGGCATTGCTTCACCCAGATCTCTGGATATATCGGCCAGTATTTTCGGATCATTGTAATGTGTAGTAGCCGCTACAATGGCTTTGGCCCTGACAGCCGGGTTATCGGATTTAAAAATACCCGAACCAACAAAAATCCCGTCACACCCTAATTGCATCATCAAAGCAGCGTCTGCCGGCGTGGCAATACCACCCGCAGCAAAATTGACTACCGGGAGTTTCCCCTGTTCAGCTACCTGCAGCAACAGCTCATAGGGCGCGCCGATTTCTTTAGCTATTGTCATCAATTCTTCTTTAGGCATATTCTGAAGTTTACGAATTTCTCCCATAACCTTGCGCATGTGTCTTAC
Proteins encoded in this region:
- the pdxT gene encoding pyridoxal 5'-phosphate synthase glutaminase subunit PdxT, with translation MLIGVLALQGAFIEHQKMLGKCGIESVQVRKPEQLTDIAGLIIPGGESTTIGKLLNQFSLFEPLIDKAKNGMPIFGTCAGLIMLAKEIKNSNQPRLGLMDIVAERNAYGRQVDSFEADLEIECLGSQPLRAVFIRAPYIEEVNNGAEVLAVHNKKIVLARQGRFLAAAFHPELTEDTRLHDYFLNIVKSCC